From a region of the Nonlabens sp. Hel1_33_55 genome:
- a CDS encoding response regulator transcription factor, which yields MKESKVKILLVDDERDILEIVSYNLKNEGYQVYTAENGEEAIKKAKKKKPDLVILDVMMPVMDGIEACEKMRKMPELDKTIITFLTARGEDYSMIAGFDAGADDYITKPVKPRVLVSKVKSLLRRNVAEKDTEENVKKLGDLIIDRDQYKIFFKKEELILPRKEFELLSLLTGQPGKVYTREEILDVVWGNEVVVGGRTIDVHIRKLREKLGDKRFKTVKGVGYKYVQSK from the coding sequence ATGAAAGAATCCAAAGTAAAGATCCTGCTTGTTGACGATGAGCGTGATATTCTGGAAATCGTAAGCTATAACCTCAAAAACGAAGGTTATCAAGTCTATACGGCAGAAAATGGTGAAGAGGCTATCAAAAAAGCCAAAAAGAAAAAACCAGATCTTGTCATCCTTGATGTTATGATGCCAGTAATGGATGGAATTGAGGCTTGCGAGAAAATGCGCAAGATGCCTGAGCTGGATAAAACCATCATTACTTTTTTAACCGCCAGAGGCGAGGATTACTCCATGATTGCAGGTTTTGATGCTGGTGCAGATGATTATATCACAAAGCCGGTGAAACCTAGGGTTTTGGTTTCTAAAGTAAAATCACTCTTGCGACGCAACGTAGCAGAAAAAGATACTGAGGAGAACGTCAAAAAGTTGGGCGATCTTATTATTGATAGAGATCAGTATAAAATTTTCTTCAAAAAGGAAGAACTCATACTACCTCGCAAAGAGTTTGAACTTTTATCGCTTCTTACCGGGCAACCTGGTAAAGTCTATACAAGAGAAGAAATCCTTGATGTCGTATGGGGAAATGAAGTGGTTGTAGGTGGTAGGACCATCGACGTTCACATCAGAAAACTGCGTGAAAAACTGGGTGATAAACGTTTTAAAACCGTTAAAGGAGTAGGCTATAAATATGTCCAATCCAAGTAA
- the trmB gene encoding tRNA (guanosine(46)-N7)-methyltransferase TrmB: MGSKNKMKRFKENETFPNVVQPTREEMVEGFEWNGKWSQFFGNDNPITLELGCGKGEYTVALARKYPNRNFIGIDIKGARFWRGAKTAVEEKLDNAAFLRTQIELVDLAFAKAEISEIWITFPDPQIKYKRTKHRMTNPEFLDRYRTILKPDGLIHLKTDSEYMHGYTLGLLEGLGEEILYAHHNIYTNTEAPEEVIGTQTFYEKQYLETGKAITYMKFKLRQ, translated from the coding sequence GTGGGAAGTAAGAATAAAATGAAGCGATTTAAGGAGAATGAAACCTTTCCAAATGTCGTACAACCTACACGGGAAGAGATGGTTGAAGGGTTTGAGTGGAATGGTAAATGGTCACAATTCTTCGGTAATGATAATCCCATCACGTTAGAATTGGGCTGTGGTAAAGGCGAATATACCGTTGCGCTCGCCCGCAAATATCCCAATCGCAACTTTATAGGTATCGACATTAAGGGTGCGCGTTTCTGGCGTGGTGCAAAAACGGCCGTAGAGGAAAAGCTGGATAATGCTGCTTTTTTGAGAACACAGATCGAGTTGGTAGATCTCGCTTTCGCGAAAGCGGAAATATCAGAAATATGGATCACATTTCCAGATCCTCAGATTAAATACAAGCGCACCAAACACCGCATGACCAACCCTGAATTTTTGGATCGCTACAGAACGATCTTGAAGCCCGACGGATTGATCCATCTCAAAACCGATAGCGAATATATGCACGGTTACACACTGGGATTACTGGAAGGTCTAGGTGAGGAAATCCTCTATGCGCATCACAACATCTACACAAATACTGAGGCACCAGAAGAAGTCATAGGCACACAAACATTTTATGAAAAGCAGTATCTTGAGACAGGAAAAGCCATCACTTATATGAAGTTCAAGCTGCGTCAATGA
- a CDS encoding MGMT family protein, with protein MATDFFEKVYKVVKQIPAGRVTSYGAIASYLGAPRSSRAVGYAMNASHSDADVPAHRVVNRKGLLTGKHHFQGSNLMNQLLESEGVKVVDDQVQDLAYVFWDPTDELDEME; from the coding sequence ATGGCAACAGATTTTTTTGAAAAAGTTTACAAGGTTGTAAAGCAAATTCCTGCTGGAAGAGTCACTAGCTATGGTGCTATTGCATCCTATCTAGGAGCGCCGCGCAGTAGTCGTGCGGTAGGTTATGCTATGAATGCGTCGCATTCAGATGCTGATGTTCCAGCACATAGAGTCGTGAACCGTAAAGGATTACTTACTGGGAAGCATCATTTTCAAGGCTCTAATTTGATGAATCAATTATTGGAAAGTGAAGGAGTCAAGGTCGTTGACGATCAAGTGCAGGATCTAGCTTACGTTTTCTGGGATCCAACAGATGAGTTGGACGAAATGGAATAG
- a CDS encoding LysE family transporter: MTYFLHLLFGFTIGFLGVIPPGLLNLTAAKISVESGKRAAILFAIGASSVVIAQVYIGVFFSKLLSLNPDVLLLVERFAIIIFFGLSIFFFIRARLDSKPEFKTVHKSDFKLVGQGIILSALNIFPIPFYLGFSSFLASRDAFIFEFPTAHLFIIGASIGTFLMLCAYIKYVKKLKFDSDTFARKVHYLLSALTLAIAVFTLIRIN, from the coding sequence ATGACCTATTTTTTACACTTGTTGTTCGGTTTTACAATTGGGTTCTTAGGTGTGATACCGCCAGGATTACTCAATTTGACAGCCGCAAAAATAAGTGTTGAAAGCGGCAAGCGAGCTGCCATACTTTTTGCAATAGGAGCTTCATCAGTTGTGATTGCACAAGTTTATATCGGCGTGTTTTTCTCAAAATTGTTGAGTCTCAATCCAGATGTTTTGCTGCTGGTGGAACGCTTTGCTATTATTATATTTTTTGGCCTTAGTATTTTCTTCTTCATTAGAGCCAGATTGGATAGTAAACCAGAGTTCAAGACTGTTCATAAATCTGATTTTAAGCTGGTAGGTCAAGGAATTATTTTATCTGCTCTTAATATCTTTCCCATTCCGTTTTATTTGGGTTTTAGTTCTTTTCTCGCAAGTAGGGACGCCTTTATCTTTGAATTTCCTACCGCACATCTTTTTATTATAGGTGCCAGTATAGGAACATTTTTAATGCTTTGCGCTTACATTAAATACGTGAAAAAACTGAAATTTGATAGCGATACATTTGCTAGAAAAGTTCACTACCTATTATCTGCGTTAACGCTAGCAATTGCTGTTTTTACTTTAATAAGAATCAATTAA
- a CDS encoding glycosyltransferase — protein sequence MILHKGKVYFYRMQISKNILVAPLNWGLGHATRCIPIIQALLDNGDHPIIGSDGDALALLKKEFPHLTAIELPAYDVTYAEKGENLKLKLLKDSPKIWNAIRLEHQLLQHLIHKHELHGVISDNRLGLYTRTVPCVIMSHQLQVLSGGTTWLSTQLHLHYIKKFNACWIPDHQTAPNLTGKLSLNTDPTLEKVYLGPISRFKKLAEEQFTYDLLVLLSGPEPQRSILEKKLLQEVKSYHGKVLFVAGVIEPEPRVEIKGRITYYNYLSTTGLQKAIQRSRVVLCRSGYTSIMDLCELGKKAFLIPTPGQFEQEYLAQHLKVQGLAPFATQDEFEIKMLDQLDDYKGLGKLQEEALSLTSLIELTFSRVNENSEPIPNSLST from the coding sequence TTGATACTGCACAAAGGCAAGGTGTATTTTTACCGCATGCAAATATCCAAAAACATTTTGGTTGCACCTCTTAATTGGGGTTTAGGTCACGCAACCCGATGTATTCCTATTATCCAAGCATTATTGGACAATGGAGATCACCCTATTATTGGGAGCGATGGTGATGCGCTTGCTCTACTTAAAAAGGAATTTCCACATCTTACCGCTATTGAGTTGCCGGCATACGATGTTACCTATGCAGAAAAAGGCGAAAACCTCAAACTGAAACTGCTAAAAGATTCCCCTAAAATATGGAACGCGATACGACTGGAGCATCAACTACTCCAGCATCTCATTCACAAACATGAATTACATGGAGTTATTAGTGACAACAGATTGGGGCTCTATACCAGAACGGTTCCTTGCGTTATTATGTCTCACCAGTTGCAAGTCCTGTCTGGCGGAACGACATGGTTGAGCACGCAACTACACTTGCATTATATCAAAAAATTCAATGCTTGCTGGATTCCTGATCATCAAACAGCACCAAACCTAACGGGTAAACTTTCTTTAAATACAGATCCTACCCTTGAGAAAGTATATCTGGGGCCAATAAGTAGGTTCAAGAAATTAGCTGAAGAACAGTTTACCTATGATCTTCTCGTTTTATTATCTGGTCCAGAACCTCAACGCAGTATTCTCGAAAAAAAGCTACTGCAGGAAGTAAAGAGTTATCATGGTAAAGTTTTATTCGTAGCCGGTGTCATAGAACCAGAGCCACGTGTGGAAATAAAAGGTAGAATTACCTATTACAATTATCTATCCACCACAGGACTACAAAAAGCTATCCAACGATCTCGGGTTGTGTTATGCCGTAGTGGTTACACAAGCATCATGGATTTATGTGAACTGGGAAAAAAGGCATTTTTAATTCCAACACCTGGCCAGTTTGAGCAGGAATATCTAGCCCAACATCTCAAAGTACAAGGATTGGCGCCATTTGCCACTCAAGATGAATTTGAGATTAAAATGCTTGACCAGCTAGATGATTACAAAGGTTTAGGGAAACTTCAAGAAGAAGCGCTCTCACTTACTTCTTTGATAGAGTTGACTTTTTCTAGAGTGAATGAGAATTCAGAGCCTATACCTAATTCACTATCAACATAG
- a CDS encoding acyl-CoA dehydrogenase family protein yields MSIFSKIKGTIDLMKNIDLEKLAALNAKVDLSKVMDTVGELDDRQLAGLMKMLSTKKKKGQHKLPPIDGDFYNLSLELTEAQREVQMKVRNFMEDEVQPIANDYWNRAAFPHDLIPKMAKLNIAGIAYEGYGCPGMDFVTEGIIAEEVARVDVSISTFFGVHSGLAMGSIYICGSEEQKEEWLPQMARMEKIGAFGLTEPEVGSGIAGGMETTCQWDGENWILNGQKKWIGNATFADVIILWARDVDSNRVKGFLIRKGNPGYHAEKMEDKMALRIVQNAIITLTNCVIPESDRLQKADSFKDTAKVLRMTRAGVAWQAVGCARGAYENALKYTKKREQFGRPIASFQLVQNHLVEMISNLTSMQTLCFRLSVMQDQGILKDEHASLAKVICSMRTRDIVSRAREVLGGNGILLEHNVARFVADAEAIYSYEGTKEINSLIVGRAITGYSAFVS; encoded by the coding sequence ATGTCCATTTTCAGTAAAATAAAGGGAACGATCGACTTGATGAAAAATATCGATCTGGAAAAATTAGCCGCGCTCAATGCAAAAGTTGACCTATCTAAAGTTATGGATACGGTAGGCGAACTTGACGATCGCCAGCTTGCTGGATTAATGAAAATGCTCTCTACTAAAAAGAAAAAGGGACAACATAAGCTGCCGCCTATTGATGGTGATTTCTATAACCTAAGTCTAGAATTGACTGAAGCGCAACGCGAGGTTCAAATGAAAGTGCGCAACTTTATGGAAGATGAAGTGCAGCCTATTGCTAACGATTACTGGAATCGTGCCGCGTTCCCACACGATCTGATTCCTAAAATGGCCAAGCTAAATATTGCTGGTATTGCTTATGAAGGTTATGGTTGTCCAGGAATGGACTTTGTGACCGAAGGAATTATTGCAGAAGAGGTCGCACGTGTTGATGTATCGATTTCGACGTTTTTTGGCGTTCACAGTGGACTCGCCATGGGATCCATTTATATATGTGGTAGTGAGGAACAAAAAGAGGAATGGTTGCCTCAAATGGCACGAATGGAAAAGATAGGTGCCTTTGGGTTGACTGAGCCAGAAGTGGGAAGCGGTATCGCCGGTGGTATGGAAACTACCTGTCAATGGGATGGAGAGAACTGGATCTTGAATGGTCAGAAAAAATGGATAGGTAATGCCACATTTGCTGATGTTATTATATTGTGGGCAAGAGATGTCGATTCCAATAGAGTCAAAGGATTCTTGATACGCAAAGGCAATCCAGGATACCACGCAGAAAAAATGGAAGATAAAATGGCGTTGCGTATTGTACAAAATGCGATCATAACGTTGACTAATTGCGTTATTCCAGAAAGTGATCGCCTACAAAAAGCAGATAGTTTTAAGGACACCGCAAAAGTCCTGCGCATGACTCGCGCTGGTGTGGCGTGGCAAGCTGTAGGTTGTGCTCGCGGTGCTTATGAAAATGCATTGAAGTACACTAAAAAGCGAGAGCAATTTGGTCGCCCTATTGCTAGCTTCCAGTTGGTTCAAAACCATTTGGTTGAAATGATATCCAATTTAACCAGCATGCAAACACTGTGCTTTAGATTGAGTGTGATGCAGGATCAAGGAATTCTAAAAGACGAACATGCCTCACTGGCTAAAGTCATCTGTTCCATGCGCACCAGAGACATTGTTTCTCGCGCACGTGAGGTCTTAGGTGGTAATGGAATTTTATTGGAACACAACGTCGCCCGTTTTGTAGCAGATGCAGAAGCGATTTACAGTTATGAAGGAACTAAGGAAATCAATAGTTTGATTGTAGGTAGAGCAATTACCGGCTATAGTGCTTTTGTAAGCTAG
- a CDS encoding NAD-dependent succinate-semialdehyde dehydrogenase, with translation MSDKGITTINPATEEKLDFYPFMTDHELTGAIAKCHEAFLEWKTKTVEERGKVLKAIGKKLKDNKAELAKLMTAEMGKLLSQSEQEVDLCAGICDHTAKIAPKELADEERELPNGGRGLITYSPIGVIYGIQPWNYPAYQVIRYAIANLVAGNGVLLKHAESVTGCGEKIREIFEEAGLPKNLFTTLVISHNQSDKVINNDLVRGVTLTGSPTAGEIIGEKAGKALKPMVLELGSNDAYIVLEDADLEVAVEACVKGRIYNNGETCIAAKRFIAVDAIYEDFKREFVKAMKDIKHGDPTSDEFDMGPMARKDLREDLHTQVQNSVKNGAKVLCGGELPEGKGYYYPSTVMENIQPGQPGYDDELFGPVASLIKAKDADDAMRIANDSRFGLGGGIFSKDEDKAFEMASKHFDTGMVFVNSFGLAQPNMPFGGVKRSGFGREHGGFGMKEFVNVKAIMRLQD, from the coding sequence ATGAGTGATAAAGGAATAACAACGATCAACCCAGCTACAGAGGAAAAACTAGACTTCTATCCATTCATGACAGATCATGAATTGACGGGAGCTATTGCAAAATGTCATGAAGCTTTTCTAGAGTGGAAAACCAAAACCGTTGAAGAACGAGGTAAGGTTTTAAAAGCTATTGGGAAGAAACTGAAAGACAACAAAGCTGAACTTGCCAAACTAATGACTGCTGAAATGGGAAAATTACTTTCCCAAAGCGAACAAGAAGTTGATCTTTGTGCCGGTATCTGTGATCACACCGCTAAAATTGCCCCTAAAGAACTTGCAGATGAGGAGCGTGAGTTACCTAATGGTGGTCGTGGACTGATTACCTATTCTCCTATTGGAGTTATATATGGAATTCAGCCATGGAATTATCCTGCTTATCAAGTAATACGCTATGCTATTGCAAATCTTGTAGCTGGTAACGGTGTTTTATTGAAGCATGCAGAATCTGTTACTGGATGTGGTGAAAAAATCAGAGAGATCTTTGAAGAAGCTGGATTACCCAAAAATTTATTTACAACATTGGTGATTAGCCATAATCAATCTGACAAAGTAATCAATAATGATCTTGTGCGTGGAGTAACCTTAACAGGCAGCCCAACAGCAGGTGAGATTATTGGAGAGAAAGCTGGTAAAGCGTTAAAACCTATGGTTCTAGAATTGGGATCAAATGATGCTTATATCGTGCTGGAAGATGCAGACCTTGAAGTAGCGGTAGAAGCTTGCGTAAAAGGAAGAATCTACAACAACGGAGAAACATGTATCGCTGCAAAACGATTTATAGCTGTGGACGCTATTTATGAAGATTTCAAAAGAGAATTTGTAAAAGCTATGAAAGACATCAAACATGGTGATCCTACAAGTGATGAATTTGATATGGGACCTATGGCACGCAAAGACTTACGAGAAGATTTACACACACAAGTACAAAACAGTGTAAAAAACGGAGCTAAAGTTCTATGTGGCGGTGAGCTACCAGAAGGAAAAGGGTATTATTATCCTTCAACAGTGATGGAGAATATCCAACCAGGACAACCAGGATATGATGATGAACTATTCGGACCAGTTGCCTCACTTATTAAGGCAAAAGATGCTGATGATGCAATGCGTATTGCAAACGATAGCCGCTTTGGGTTAGGTGGTGGAATCTTTTCAAAAGACGAAGACAAAGCCTTTGAAATGGCTAGCAAACATTTTGATACAGGAATGGTATTTGTAAACTCCTTTGGACTTGCACAACCTAATATGCCATTTGGTGGTGTGAAGAGATCAGGTTTTGGTCGTGAGCATGGAGGATTTGGTATGAAGGAATTTGTAAATGTCAAAGCAATCATGAGATTGCAAGACTAA
- a CDS encoding sensor histidine kinase, producing MSNPSKSSTRPSYRFALRSSVFITLIVAVLLLTLHLSGATIQPWQFAVFLPSVLIICFLVIQYRVQKFIYRRIKKIYEDVSLLESTNFADREIATDMRTLTRQVEQFARNKKIEIETLKVREAYRKEFLGNISHELKTPLFTVQGYIDTLIEGAHKDKAIRKKYLARAQKGVERLTYIVNDMDMITKLEIGDMNLDKTDFDIVELVRQTFDQFEMKAAKKSISLVFDMIYPNPIMVHADQERIQQVIANLLVNSIKYGKKNGTTEIAIEDLINSKIILRVTDNGEGIDKAYIPRLFERFFRVDRTGSRREGGSGLGLAIVKHIVEAHQERIYVDSELGIGSEFSFTLEKVNSIKEVSESASS from the coding sequence ATGTCCAATCCAAGTAAAAGTAGCACAAGGCCCAGCTATAGATTTGCGTTAAGATCTTCTGTTTTTATTACGCTCATTGTTGCTGTATTGCTGCTAACTCTACACTTAAGCGGTGCGACTATTCAACCATGGCAATTTGCAGTCTTTTTACCCAGCGTTTTGATTATATGTTTTCTGGTCATTCAATACCGTGTTCAAAAATTTATTTATCGCAGGATCAAGAAAATCTACGAGGATGTCTCACTTCTTGAATCTACCAATTTTGCAGATCGCGAGATCGCAACAGACATGCGCACGCTTACAAGACAAGTAGAGCAGTTTGCCCGCAACAAAAAGATTGAGATTGAAACATTAAAAGTTCGCGAGGCATATAGGAAAGAATTTCTCGGGAATATTTCTCATGAATTGAAAACTCCATTATTTACGGTGCAAGGATACATTGATACTCTTATTGAAGGAGCTCATAAGGACAAAGCAATACGTAAAAAATATCTTGCCCGTGCTCAAAAAGGAGTGGAGCGCTTGACCTATATCGTGAATGATATGGACATGATCACAAAATTGGAGATAGGTGACATGAATCTCGATAAAACAGATTTTGATATTGTGGAGCTGGTGCGCCAGACTTTTGACCAATTTGAGATGAAGGCCGCAAAAAAAAGCATATCGCTCGTTTTTGATATGATCTATCCCAATCCTATTATGGTGCATGCAGATCAGGAACGCATCCAGCAGGTCATCGCTAACCTTTTAGTGAATTCGATCAAGTACGGCAAGAAAAATGGAACTACTGAAATTGCTATCGAGGATCTCATCAACAGTAAAATTATTCTTAGAGTAACCGATAATGGTGAAGGTATTGACAAAGCGTACATCCCAAGACTCTTTGAGCGATTCTTTAGAGTAGATCGTACAGGGTCAAGACGTGAAGGTGGTTCTGGATTAGGCCTTGCGATAGTTAAACACATCGTAGAAGCCCATCAGGAAAGGATCTATGTTGATAGTGAATTAGGTATAGGCTCTGAATTCTCATTCACTCTAGAAAAAGTCAACTCTATCAAAGAAGTAAGTGAGAGCGCTTCTTCTTGA